Proteins encoded within one genomic window of Oryza brachyantha chromosome 7, ObraRS2, whole genome shotgun sequence:
- the LOC102717731 gene encoding uncharacterized protein LOC102717731 has translation MGEEAREAAAAAAGRRKEGKEAEQDEQGRVRVAAALGAISDLVSASLAASLFPFKWQLIRDRLNRLHAGIADITVADAPSDGGERHEALVGLLRAISETAREASELVPRSQGRHYGGGKLRLRSDLDVVAATLDALVARMDEIYASGALTRARALVVSRPGAGASREDVRFYVRDLFARLRVGGAEMRREAAAALTEVLHDDEKCVRVVVSDVADGIGVLVWLLECPEACVQEEVLEAVSVIAGFEAYRSDLVVGGVIAPVIRVLDARARPVAKERAARLLCRLTENSDNAWAVAAHGGVTALLNVCADYGASGGELVCAACRVLRGLVGVDEIRKYMVAEAGAAPVLVSLCQGAADEAAHMQAVELLAAVASGDNSAREVMIQEGAVESLVCALDPSSPRSSKAREVALRAIDALCFSSPASVSRLVGAGFLDRVLFFLRNGDSTLQHCALKAAHRLCHVSEDTKKAMGDAGFMPELVSILHAPKSLQAREMAAEALCAMVSVHRNRKRFVQEDRNVAQILQLLSPDDEKLSPAKRFLLSTLMHLSDSTSGRRKIMSSEHVRNLERLAETNVTDAKKIVKKLGGSKLRNIFHGIWTLQKA, from the exons ATGGGAGAAGaggcgcgggaggcggcggcggcggcggcggggaggaggaaagaagggaaagaagCGGAGCAAGATGAGCAGGGGAGGGTGAgggtcgcggcggcgctcggcgccATTAGTGATTTGGTGTCTGCTTCTCTGGCTGCTTCGCTGTTCCCGTTCAAGTGGCAGCTCATCAGGGACAGGCTCAACCGGCTCCACGCCGGCATCGCTGACatcaccgtcgccgacgcacccagcgacggcggggagAGGCACGAAGCGTTGGTTGGCCTCCTGCGGGCCATctcggagacggcgagggaggcgtCGGAGCTGGTGCCGAGGAGCCAGGGGAGGCACTACGGGGGCGGGAAGCTGCGGCTGCGCAGCGACCTCGACGTCGTGGCGGCGACGCTCGACGCTCTCGTGGCGCGGATGGACGAGATATACGCGTCGGGCGCGCtgacgcgcgcgcgggcgctcGTCGTGTCGaggcccggcgccggcgccagccgCGAGGACGTGCGGTTCTACGTGCGCGACCTCTTCGCCAGGCTCAGGGTGGGCGGCGCCGAGATGCGGagggaggccgccgccgcgctcaccGAGGTGCTGCACGACGACGAGAAGTGCGTTCGCGTCGTCGTGTCCGACGTCGCCGACGGTATCGGCGTTCTCGTCTGGCTGCTCGAGTGCCCGGAGGCTTGCGTCCAGGAGGAGGTCCTCGAGGCCGTCTCGGTGATCGCTGGGTTTGAGGCTTACAGAAGCGACCTTGTCGTCGGTGGCGTCATCGCTCCGGTGATCCGGGTCCTTGACGCTAGGGCCAGACCGGTGGCAAAGGAGCGAGCGGCGCGGTTGCTCTGCAGGCTCACCGAGAACTCGGACAACGCGTGGGCCGTGGCCGCGCACGGCGGCGTCACCGCATTGCTCAACGTCTGCGCTGACTACGgtgccagcggcggcgagctcgtgTGCGCGGCTTGCCGAGTGCTGAGgggcctcgtcggcgtcgatgAGATCAGGAAGTACATGGTTGCCGAGGCCGGTGCGGCGCCGGTGCTCGTGTCGCTCTGTCAGGGCGCCGCTGACGAGGCGGCGCACATGCAGGCGGTggagctcctcgccgccgtcgcctccggcGACAACTCCGCCAGGGAAGTCATGATCCAAGAAGGCGCCGTCGAGTCCCTGGTCTGCGCGCTCGACCCGAGCTCCCCGCGCTCCTCCAAGGCGCGGGAGGTCGCGCTCCGCGCCATCGACGCGCTCTGCTTCTCCTCCCCAGCCTCGGTATCCCGGCTGGTCGGCGCCGGCTTCCTCGACCGCGTCCTCTTCTTTCTCCGCAACGGCGACAGCACGCTGCAGCACTGCGCCCTGAAGGCGGCGCACCGCCTGTGCCACGTCTCGGAGGACACCAAGAAAGCCATGGGCGACGCCGGGTTCATGCCGGAGCTGGTGAGCATCCTCCACGCACCCAAATCCCTCCAGGCGCgggagatggcggcggaggcgctcTGCGCCATGGTGTCCGTGCACCGCAACCGGAAGCGCTTCGTCCAGGAAGACCGCAACGTGGCGCAGATACTGCAGCTGCTCAGCCCCGACGACGAGAAGCTCTCGCCGGCGAAGCGCTTCTTGCTGTCCACGCTGATGCATCTCAGCGACAGCACTTCCGGCCGCCGGAAGATCATGTCATCGGAGCATGTCAG GAATCTCGAGAGGCTTGCAGAGACGAATGTGACAGACGCCAAGAAGATCGTGAAGAAGCTTGGCGGGAGCAAGCTCAGGAACATATTCCATGGCATCTGGACCCTGCAAAAAGCTTGA